DNA sequence from the Alteribacter lacisalsi genome:
GATACAGAAAATGCCTCGGCTGAAACCCCTGTTTACCTTGAGGTGACCGAAACAGTGGGAGCAGGAGGTGTTGCCGCCCCGGTTACAGCGCCCGGGCAGGCCGTGAGAGTCATGACCGGTACAATGATGCCTGAAGGCTGTGATGCGATCTGCATGTTTGAACTCACAAAAGAGGTTACCCGGAACAATAAGACGATGATTGAAATTACACGTCCGTTTAAAAAAGGTGATTTTGTTTCTTTTAAAGGGGAGGAAACGAAAAAGGGAGACCCGCTTGTTGAGGCTGGCTCTGATATTACGCCGGGCGTGAAGGCCCTGCTTGCCACGTTCGGTTATCCGGAAGTGCCGGTTTACAGGAAGCCGGTCGTGGGCATTTTTGCCACAGGAACAGAACTGCTTGAAGTGGACGAGGCTATGGAGCCGGGTAAAATCCGCAACAGCAACGCGTACATGGTGGCCTCCCAACTAAAAAAAGCCGGTGCTGAACCCCGTTATTACGGGAAGCTCGCGGATGATTTTGATGCCTGCTATGATGCCGTAGCCGGTGCCATCAGTGAAGTGGATGCTCTTATTACGACCGGAGGGGTGTCGGTAGGGGACTTTGATTATCTGCCTGCCATTTATGAAAAGCTTGGTGCCTCGGTCCTGTTTAACAAAATTGCCATGAGACCTGGAAGTGTGACGACAGCAGCAGAACTGGACGGCATGCCGCTGTTTGGCTTGTCAGGAAACCCGAGTGCGTGCTTTGTAGGCTTTGAACTGTACACCCGGCCGTGGATCCGCACTCTGCTCGGAGCAAAGAATCCATATCTAATACAAACGAAAGCCTTACTGGGACAGGATTTTCCAAAAGCGAACCCGTTTACAAGACTGATCCGGAGCGAGACCCGATTTGATGATACAGGCAGACTGACGACCAGACCGGCAGGATTTGATAAATCCTCAGCCGTCACTTCCCTCGCCCACACGAATGCCCTCACGATTCTGCCGGGGGGCACAAGGGGTTACAAAGCAGGTGACGAAGTGGATGTGCTGCTTTTAAACGAGCCTGGAAGCGTGCCGCTGCGGCTGCCGGAGAAGAACCGGACATGATTTTTCAGCTCACCGGCTACTCAGACACGGGAAAAACCACGCTTGCCGCGGCCTGGACCTCACATCTGACCGACAGAGGCTATGTTGTCTGCGTGATCAAGCATCACGGTCACAAAGGGGTTCCGCTGACAACAGGCGATGATGGGAAAGATACGGCGCGTTACCGAAAAGCCGGAGCCGAATCCTCCCTCGTCGTAAGCGACAGTGAATTTCAGTGGACCGGTGCGAATCCGCCTCCGTTAAAAACCCTGATTCACCTGGTGGAAACAACCGAGCCTGATGTTATTCTGATCGAAGGATTCAAGGAATCGGATTATCCTAAAGCCGTTCTTGTGCGGGGGACAGAAGATGCTGATCTGGTGAGGAAAAGCACAAACGTAAAAGCTGTAATCTGCCCGGGAAAAAAAGAAATGGATGGGCTGGCCAAAGCAGGAATCGAGGCTCTGCCGCTGGAAGAGAAGCAGCAGGTTATCCACAGTTTAACGACACTTTTAATCGGAGATGATACACCATGAATGACTCGCGCTTTACGATTACAAGCGAGCCGGTAGACATTACAGAAGTGATCGAAAAAGTTACCCACCGAAATGCAGGGGCTGTAAATACATTCATCGGGACGGTCCGGGAGTTGACAAATGGCAAGCGGACACTTTATCTGAGGTATGACGCCTATGTTCCGATGGCAGAAAAGCAGCTGGCCCGAATTGGTGATGAAATTAAGCGGGACTACCCGGAAGCGAAGGTGGCGATTACCCACCGGATCGGTGAACTTGCGATCAGTGATGTGGCAGTCGTCATCGCTGTCGCCACTCCTCACCGGGCTGATGCCTTTGACGCAAGCAGATACGCCATTGAGCGGATTAAGGAAATCGTGCCGATCTGGAAGAAGGAACATTGGGAGGACGGCTCGGAATGGATCGGGGATCAGCGGGAGACCGCCAGTTATCCGTCCGGTCGTCCTGAAAAGGAGGACATGCAATGATTCGTGTACTATTGTTTGCGGAACTCGAAGAACGGCTCGGAACAAGAGAGCTTGAGTTGAGGGAAGGAAAAACAAGTGTCGGCTCACTGCGTTTAAAACTCGCACAAACCCATTCGGAGCTTGAGGGGATCGAACACGCCATGGCAGCCGTTAACGAGGAATACGCAGAAGACACCACCTCTGTCCGTGACGGGGATACCGTCGCCTTCATACCGCCGGTTAGCGGAGGTTGATTACTGAAAGAAATCGGGCTATAATATAGTGAGTTACAAAATGACCGGATTGTTCTTCTGGTCATTTTTATTTTGCAGGCAGAAAGGTTGTAGGCTGATGGTTGAAAATAAGGAAGGTCTCATTCTTGCGGCGGCAGCCTCATCTTTTTCCATGTACGGATATAAAGGAACGACAATGGATAAGGTGGCCGCTCTTGCCGGAATCGGGAAAGGAACGATTTATACAGCATTTAAAAATAAAGAAGCGCTTTTTGATGCTGTGCTTCAGCAGATCATAACGGAAATGGAACAGGTTTTTTACACGAATATCCTTCCCGAGAGGACTGTTTCGGAAAATCTTCACTCCGCCCTCTACCACCTGCTTTCATTCCGGAGGGATCATCAGGTGATGATGAAACTGGCGTACGAAGTCAGGATGTTTGGAAGTGATCACTCGAAGCGCGCCATGGATAAAATTGAAGATGCCATTATTGATTGTCTGAAACGACAGCTTGAACAGGCAGAATCTCAAGGGAAACTTCAGATGCGAAAATCCGAGGTTACCGCCTTTCTTCTGTACAAACAGTACATGGCACTCGTTTTTGATTACGAGGAAAAGTACGGTCCCCTGGAAAAAGAGGAAATCGCACGGATTCTTGAAGATCATTTTCTCTATTCCTTAATTCATAATAAAAAGAGGTAACCCTCTTTTTTTATCTTGAATTGACCAAATGAATAAAATAGTCAAAAAGGTGTTGAGCGTATGAACGGATTGAAAAATGAATTGAAAGGCATTTTTGA
Encoded proteins:
- a CDS encoding molybdopterin molybdotransferase MoeA codes for the protein MIEKRTPIPVPTAQERIMTLARAGEVEKVPITEADDRVLAEAIYADHDIPPFDKSPLDGFAVQSADTENASAETPVYLEVTETVGAGGVAAPVTAPGQAVRVMTGTMMPEGCDAICMFELTKEVTRNNKTMIEITRPFKKGDFVSFKGEETKKGDPLVEAGSDITPGVKALLATFGYPEVPVYRKPVVGIFATGTELLEVDEAMEPGKIRNSNAYMVASQLKKAGAEPRYYGKLADDFDACYDAVAGAISEVDALITTGGVSVGDFDYLPAIYEKLGASVLFNKIAMRPGSVTTAAELDGMPLFGLSGNPSACFVGFELYTRPWIRTLLGAKNPYLIQTKALLGQDFPKANPFTRLIRSETRFDDTGRLTTRPAGFDKSSAVTSLAHTNALTILPGGTRGYKAGDEVDVLLLNEPGSVPLRLPEKNRT
- the mobB gene encoding molybdopterin-guanine dinucleotide biosynthesis protein B, with the protein product MIFQLTGYSDTGKTTLAAAWTSHLTDRGYVVCVIKHHGHKGVPLTTGDDGKDTARYRKAGAESSLVVSDSEFQWTGANPPPLKTLIHLVETTEPDVILIEGFKESDYPKAVLVRGTEDADLVRKSTNVKAVICPGKKEMDGLAKAGIEALPLEEKQQVIHSLTTLLIGDDTP
- a CDS encoding molybdenum cofactor biosynthesis protein MoaE, which gives rise to MNDSRFTITSEPVDITEVIEKVTHRNAGAVNTFIGTVRELTNGKRTLYLRYDAYVPMAEKQLARIGDEIKRDYPEAKVAITHRIGELAISDVAVVIAVATPHRADAFDASRYAIERIKEIVPIWKKEHWEDGSEWIGDQRETASYPSGRPEKEDMQ
- the moaD gene encoding molybdopterin converting factor subunit 1 — protein: MIRVLLFAELEERLGTRELELREGKTSVGSLRLKLAQTHSELEGIEHAMAAVNEEYAEDTTSVRDGDTVAFIPPVSGG
- a CDS encoding TetR/AcrR family transcriptional regulator, with protein sequence MVENKEGLILAAAASSFSMYGYKGTTMDKVAALAGIGKGTIYTAFKNKEALFDAVLQQIITEMEQVFYTNILPERTVSENLHSALYHLLSFRRDHQVMMKLAYEVRMFGSDHSKRAMDKIEDAIIDCLKRQLEQAESQGKLQMRKSEVTAFLLYKQYMALVFDYEEKYGPLEKEEIARILEDHFLYSLIHNKKR